A genomic segment from Corythoichthys intestinalis isolate RoL2023-P3 chromosome 2, ASM3026506v1, whole genome shotgun sequence encodes:
- the LOC130911890 gene encoding DNA (cytosine-5)-methyltransferase 3B isoform X3 codes for MGDKSQLALRPRPRTRTIFQANLKPHAKPRRQTRKHQPAATMYGGTSLAVSSNGVPEAPCLELLEHDSKDSAQSSGTIVSSCDAHVEYNDKKGFSVGELVWGKIKGFSWWPGMVVTWRATGKRQASHGMRWLQWFGDGKFSEVSADKMDSITAFAKFFSQASYTKLASYRRAIFQVLEMASIRAEKEFPPCESDNPDEQVKPMLDWAQGGFLPKGQEGLKPKGGTDGALLELQALEVSLPEYPPSAKQPRLSLSKNKVGPEESYSREQMVNEVLKNNRSIEEFCLSCGKMGAATFHPLFEGGLCQTCKDVYLETSYMYDDDGYQSYCTVCCGGREVLLCGNANCCRCFCVDCLDILVCRGASNNARFLDPWRCYMCQPLLTNGALKRRHDWSVKLQEFFANDNGQEFETPKIYPAIPAEQRQPVRVLSLFDGIATGYLVLRELGFKVDQYVASEVCEDSISVGVVRHEGKIQYVHDVRNITRKNIQEWGPFDLVIGGSPCNDLSIVNPARKGLFEGTGRLFFEFYRLLSEAKPKEGENRPFFWMFENVVAMGVNDKRDISRYLECNPVMIDAIEVSAAHRARYFWGNLPGMNRPLCASGMDKLELQDCLEHGRVAKFGKVRTITTRSNSIKQGKDQHFPVLMNGKEDILWCTELERIFGFPVHYTDVSNMGRGARQRLLGRSWSVPVIRHLFAPLKDFFACD; via the exons TATGGCGGAACTTCTCTGGCGGTCTCGTCCAACGGAGTTCCTGAGGCTCCTTGTCTGGAGCTGCTCGAGCACGATTCCAAAGACTCGGCCCAAAGCAGTGGCACCATTGTGTCCAGTTGCGATGCCCATGTCGAATACAAC GACAAAAAGGGCTTCAGCGTGGGTGAGCTGGTGTGGGGAAAGATCAAGGGCTTTTCCTGGTGGCCTGGCATGGTTGTGACCTGGCGGGCTACCGGGAAACGGCAGGCAAGCCATGGCATGAGGTGGCTGCAGTGGTTCGGGGACGGGAAGTTCTCGGAG GTATCTGCTGACAAAATGGATTCCATCACGGCATTTGCGAAGTTTTTCAGTCAGGCGTCATACACCAAACTGGCGTCGTACCGCAGGGCCATCTTCCAAGTTCTGGAG ATGGCCAGCATCCGGGCAGAAAAGGAGTTCCCTCCCTGTGAGTCCGACAACCCCGATGAGCAAGTAAAGCCCATGCTGGACTGGGCACAAGGAGGCTTCCTGCCCAAAGGCCAAGAGGGACTCAAACCCAAAGGTGGCACCG ACGGTGCCTTGCTTGAACTGCAAGCCCTAGAAGTGTCGCTGCCTGAATATCCACCAAGTGCCAAGCAGCCCAGATTAAGTCTAAGCAAGAATAAGGTTGGCCCTGAGGAATCATACAGCAGAG AACAAATGGTCAATGAAGTCCTGAAGAATAACAGAAGTATAGAAG agttctgtctctcatgtggcAAGATGGGGGCAGCAACTTTCCACCCACTTTTTGAAGGAGGCCTGTGCCAGACCTGCAAG GACGTGTATTTGGAGACATCCTACATGTATGACGATGACGGCTACCAGTCCTACTGCACAGTCTGCTGCGGCGGCCGTGAGGTTCTGCTGTGCGGAAACGCCAACTGCTGCAG GTGTTTCTGTGTGGACTGTCTGGACATCCTTGTGTGCCGTGGAGCATCAAACAATGCACGCTTCCTGGACCCTTGGCGCTGCTACATGTGCCAGCCACTGCTTACAAACGGTGCCCTGAAGCGCCGTCATGATTGGAGTGTCAAACTGCAGGAGTTCTTTGCCAATGACAATGGACAGGAGTTT GAAACACCAAAGATTTACCCGGCAATCCCAGCAGAGCAAAGGCAACCAGTCCGAGTCCTCTCACTGTTCGACGGCATCGCCACGG GCTACCTAGTCCTAAGAGAACTGGGTTTTAAGGTGGATCAGTATGTGGCGTCTGAGGTGTGTGAGGATTCCATCTCTGTTGGCGTGGTCCGACATGAAGGAAAGATCCAATATGTCCATGATGTGCGCAACATTACCAGGAAAAAT ATTCAGGAATGGGGTCCATTTGATCTAGTGATTGGAGGAAGTCCATGCAATGACCTGTCCATTGTCAACCCAGCCAGGAAGGGACTCTTTG AGGGCACAGGAAGGTTGTTCTTCGAATTTTACCGTCTACTCAGCGAGGCAAAGCCAAAAGAAGGAGAGAATCGTCCATTTTTCTGGATGTTCGAGAATGTTGTCGCCATGGGTGTAAACGACAAGAGGGACATCTCACGATATCTGGAG TGTAACCCTGTGATGATTGATGCCATCGAAGTCTCTGCAGCCCACCGGGCTCGATACTTTTGGGGAAACCTGCCGGGTATGAACAG ACCTCTATGTGCTTCCGGGATGGACAAGCTTGAACTGCAAGACTGTCTAGAACATGGACGAGTTGCAAAG ttcgggAAGGTGCGCACCATCACTACTCGTTCCAACTCCATCAAACAGGGGAAAGACCAGCACTTCCCGGTTTTGATGAATGGAAAGGAAGACATTTTATGGTGCACTGAGCTTGAGAG GATCTTCGGCTTCCCAGTCCACTACACAGACGTGTCTAACATGGGAAGAGGTGCTCGGCAGAGACTTCTAGGCCGGTCCTGGAGCGTTCCTGTCATAAGACATCTTTTTGCACCTCTCAAAGACTTCTTTGCCTGCGATTAG